The DNA sequence TCAGGAGTAATTTTAATGCCGTCATATGTAAATATCGGAGCTTACGTTGATTCAGGAACAATGGTAGATACATGGGCAACCGTAGGAAGCTGTGCACAGATCGGTAAGAATGTTCACCTAAGTGGTGGAGTTGGTATCGGTGGTGTTTTAGAACCTTTACAGGCTGCACCGGTAATTATTGAAGATGACTGTTTCATTGGATCAAGATGTATCGTAGTAGAGGGAGTGCATGTAGAAAAAGAAGCGGTATTGGGAGCAAATGTTGTGTTGACGGCTTCAACAAAAATCATTGACGTAACAGGAGATCAACCTGTTGAAATCAAAGGAAGAGTACCTGCACGTTCAGTGGTTATTCCAGGAAGCTATACCAAGCAGTATCCTGCGGGGGAGTATCAGGTTCCATGTGCATTGATCATTGGTACAAGAAAGGAATCTACAGATAAGAAGACTTCTCTTAACGATGCTTTAAGGGAAAACAACGTAGCTGTTTAAGCCTTAACTTACCTAATACGCATAATTTTGAAAGAAAAAGTTTTAAAATTCATATTAAACCCTAAATATATATTTGGGGTTTATCTTATTATATCAGTAGTTACAGCAATTTCCAAATACTTGAGAGGAGATTATGCCATTAATAATTATCTGATTTTTAAACATGTATTTTTTAATACCATTCATCAGAAAAATTTATTTATTCACTATCCCGACCTCTATTTTGATTTGAATCATTATGGAGTTTTTTTTAGTTTACTGATCGCTCCTTTTGCTGTCATGCCAGACTGGCTAGGGATTTCCCTTTGGAACCTGATCAATACATTTGTATTTGTATTTGCCATCTATAAATTACCATTTTCAGATTCTAAAAAAGCAATTTTCGGTTTGCTCTGTCTTCAGGAGTATATTACAGCAGCGCTAAGTTTACAGTTTAATGTAGCACTGACCGGACTTTTAATACTTTCGGCAGTGTATATTTATGAAAGAAAAGAAGTACAGTCAGTTACCGCGATATTAATCGGTGTTTTTGTAAAAATATATGGTATTGTTGGACTCACTCAATTTTTCTTTATCAAGAATAAAATGAAGTTCATTCTTTCAGGAATAGTGATTGCAGGATTGTTTCTTGTAATTCCGATGATTTATTCAACCCCTCAGTTTGTTTTGCAGAGTTATGCGGACTGGTTTCATTCTATTATAGAAAAGAATAATGAAAATCAGGTGTTAGGGAATATGCAGGATATTTCATTAATGGGTTTTGTGAGGAGAATTCTTGGAGATGCTTCAATATCCAATCTGGTGTTTTTAGCTTTTGGGTTGCCTTTATTTGCTTTACCTTACATAAGAATAAAGCAATATAAAAATTATGCATTTCAACTGATGATTCTGGCTTCAACACTGTTATTTCTTGTGTTATTCAGTTCAAGTTCGGAATCTCCAACCTATATTATTGCGGTAGTAGGGGTGATGATCTGGTTCTTCCTTCAGAAGGAGAGAACGCCGTTCATTATTGGCTTGTTGGTTTTTGTTATTATTTTCACTTGTTTTTCAACCTCTGATTTATTTCCAAAGTCTGTTAAAAATGACTACATCATTAAATATTCATTAAAAGCAGTACCTTGTATCGTCGTTTGGTTGAGAGTGGTTTATGAGCTTTTAACTAAAGATTTTGAAAAGAATTATAGTCTGAACTAATCCTATGAAAAAAATTTCTATTGTAATTCCTGCCTATAACGAAGAAGGAAATGTGGCAATGATCCATCAAAAGATCAAGGAAGTTTTTTCTGGATTGAATACCTATGATTTTGAAATTATATTTGTAAATGATGGAAGCCGTGATAGTACACAACAAAAACTTGAACAACTTTCTGAACAATATGATGAAGTGAAATTTATTGAGTTTTCAAGGAATTTCGGGCA is a window from the Chryseobacterium sp. T16E-39 genome containing:
- a CDS encoding 2,3,4,5-tetrahydropyridine-2,6-dicarboxylate N-succinyltransferase produces the protein MSLQQTIENIWDNRDLLQNEESKKTIREVISLLDSGELRVAEPTENGWQVNEWVKKAVVMYFPIQKMETIEVGPFEFHDKMPLKRNYAEKGVRVVPHAVAREGSFIASGVILMPSYVNIGAYVDSGTMVDTWATVGSCAQIGKNVHLSGGVGIGGVLEPLQAAPVIIEDDCFIGSRCIVVEGVHVEKEAVLGANVVLTASTKIIDVTGDQPVEIKGRVPARSVVIPGSYTKQYPAGEYQVPCALIIGTRKESTDKKTSLNDALRENNVAV
- a CDS encoding glycosyltransferase family 87 protein produces the protein MILKEKVLKFILNPKYIFGVYLIISVVTAISKYLRGDYAINNYLIFKHVFFNTIHQKNLFIHYPDLYFDLNHYGVFFSLLIAPFAVMPDWLGISLWNLINTFVFVFAIYKLPFSDSKKAIFGLLCLQEYITAALSLQFNVALTGLLILSAVYIYERKEVQSVTAILIGVFVKIYGIVGLTQFFFIKNKMKFILSGIVIAGLFLVIPMIYSTPQFVLQSYADWFHSIIEKNNENQVLGNMQDISLMGFVRRILGDASISNLVFLAFGLPLFALPYIRIKQYKNYAFQLMILASTLLFLVLFSSSSESPTYIIAVVGVMIWFFLQKERTPFIIGLLVFVIIFTCFSTSDLFPKSVKNDYIIKYSLKAVPCIVVWLRVVYELLTKDFEKNYSLN